Proteins found in one Candidatus Saganbacteria bacterium genomic segment:
- the ruvX gene encoding Holliday junction resolvase RuvX: protein MRTMGIDYGEVRIGIAISDPLGLTAQGIAVVSNIDEVKNTIKQYDDISEIVVGLPKTMRGEIGHSAQKVLEFIEELKKSVTIPIVTWDERLTSSQANRMFDEAGVSEKKRRKFIDKTAAALILQNYMECRK from the coding sequence ATGAGGACCATGGGTATCGATTACGGTGAAGTTCGAATAGGCATTGCGATAAGCGACCCTCTCGGGTTAACCGCTCAAGGAATAGCAGTGGTCTCAAATATTGACGAAGTTAAAAATACGATCAAACAATATGATGACATATCCGAGATCGTAGTAGGTCTTCCCAAAACCATGAGAGGCGAGATAGGGCACTCTGCCCAAAAAGTGTTGGAATTTATTGAAGAATTGAAAAAATCGGTTACTATTCCAATTGTTACATGGGATGAAAGGTTGACTTCATCTCAAGCCAATAGGATGTTTGACGAAGCTGGTGTTTCCGAGAAAAAAAGGCGCAAGTTTATTGATAAGACGGCCGCGGCGCTTATTTTGCAGAATTATATGGAATGCAGGAAATGA
- the dnaB gene encoding replicative DNA helicase: protein MAEERIPPQNLQAEQSVIGSLLIDKAAIVKAIEILHADSFYRDAHKYIYETILDLFDRGEPVDLVTVGESLRKSNKLDSSGGSGYIADLINSVPTAANIEYYARIVEEKATLRRLIDAGTYIVSEAFDEPDNVDSILDHAEKTIFDIALKRTKEGFHKLDSILTKVLDRIDRLYGKKEHITGIPTGYTDLDNLTAGFQNSDLIIIAARPSVGKTAFALNMAQNMAIKFKIPVAIFSLEMSKDQLAQRMLCSEAEIDAIKLKTATLPDTGWKKLTRALSKLSEAQIYIDDSASITAMEIRAKCRRLKLEKGLGMVMIDYLQLMSGRGRIENRVQEISEISRSLKTLARELDLPVIALSQLSRAVEQRNDRIPRLSDLRESGEIEQTADLVMFIHRDDYYNPQSERGNIAEIIIAKQRNGPVGTVELVFRKDIAKFCNKESRYEEVG from the coding sequence ATGGCCGAAGAAAGAATTCCACCGCAAAACCTGCAAGCAGAACAATCAGTAATTGGATCGTTATTGATTGACAAGGCCGCGATTGTAAAAGCAATCGAGATCCTGCACGCGGACAGCTTTTACCGCGATGCGCACAAATATATTTACGAAACGATCCTCGACCTGTTTGACCGAGGCGAACCTGTAGACCTTGTCACTGTGGGCGAAAGCCTTCGGAAAAGCAACAAGCTTGACTCTTCTGGAGGATCCGGTTATATTGCGGACCTTATTAATTCCGTCCCGACAGCCGCAAATATCGAATATTACGCGCGGATCGTTGAAGAAAAAGCGACATTGAGGCGATTGATCGATGCCGGAACGTATATTGTATCGGAAGCGTTCGATGAACCGGACAATGTTGACAGTATATTGGACCATGCAGAAAAAACGATCTTCGATATCGCATTAAAACGGACAAAAGAAGGATTCCACAAGTTAGATTCGATTTTGACAAAAGTTTTAGACAGGATCGACAGGCTATACGGGAAAAAAGAGCACATTACAGGCATTCCAACAGGCTATACCGATCTTGACAATCTGACAGCCGGGTTCCAGAATTCCGACCTAATAATTATCGCGGCAAGGCCGTCGGTTGGAAAAACCGCATTTGCATTGAACATGGCCCAAAATATGGCAATAAAATTCAAGATACCTGTCGCGATCTTCTCGCTTGAAATGAGCAAAGACCAGCTTGCCCAAAGAATGCTGTGTTCAGAGGCGGAGATCGACGCAATAAAGCTTAAAACAGCAACACTCCCTGATACCGGTTGGAAGAAGTTGACGCGCGCCTTGTCAAAACTCTCCGAAGCCCAGATATACATTGACGATTCGGCTTCGATCACCGCAATGGAAATAAGGGCAAAATGCAGAAGGCTCAAACTTGAAAAAGGGCTTGGAATGGTCATGATCGATTACTTGCAGCTTATGTCTGGCAGGGGCAGGATCGAAAACAGGGTGCAGGAAATTTCGGAAATCTCACGGTCGCTTAAGACCCTTGCACGCGAACTTGATCTTCCCGTAATTGCACTGTCGCAACTTTCAAGGGCGGTTGAACAGCGAAACGATAGGATACCAAGGCTATCGGACCTTAGGGAATCGGGAGAAATTGAACAAACGGCTGACCTTGTAATGTTCATCCATAGGGACGATTATTACAATCCACAATCAGAACGCGGGAATATAGCCGAAATTATTATCGCGAAACAAAGGAACGGCCCTGTCGGCACTGTCGAATTGGTCTTCCGCAAAGACATTGCCAAATTCTGCAATAAAGAAAGCCGCTATGAAGAAGTTGGCTAG
- the mltG gene encoding endolytic transglycosylase MltG — MKKILVLLPILLLILVILSFFSIFIQTGKNDLLVSISINQGTSANEIANMLASNKVIENSLFFKLAAFSLNMQNKIQSGEYTFNPHGTLVSTLIKLRRGDTNSPNPIKVTFPEGTSIYKMGSILQKTGFLHFEEFRKLTNTPLSLSLALKYDFLKANNSYSFEGYLFPDTYIIEKTTSTEVLANMMLKRFNVMLWFYWKENGKNSTFSFYNTLILASIIEKEARLDAERPIISSVFYNRMKMKMPLASDPTIKYILENPTKHVYLKQLQIRSPYNTYKNMGLTPTPICNPGLASFKAAIYPANTNYIYFVARKDGSHIFSSSWKEHQKARGSVL, encoded by the coding sequence ATGAAAAAAATACTCGTTCTTTTGCCAATATTATTATTGATACTTGTTATTCTGTCTTTTTTTTCCATCTTTATCCAAACCGGCAAGAACGATCTACTGGTCTCGATATCCATAAACCAGGGGACAAGCGCAAATGAGATAGCGAATATGCTTGCATCCAATAAGGTTATTGAAAATAGCTTATTTTTTAAGCTTGCGGCATTCTCGCTCAATATGCAAAACAAGATACAATCAGGCGAATACACGTTTAATCCTCATGGAACGCTTGTTTCAACACTGATAAAACTAAGGCGCGGCGACACTAACTCGCCCAATCCAATTAAGGTTACATTTCCTGAAGGGACTTCGATCTATAAAATGGGAAGCATCCTTCAAAAGACCGGATTTCTTCACTTCGAAGAATTCAGAAAGCTTACCAACACGCCTTTATCTTTATCACTAGCTCTAAAATATGATTTTCTAAAAGCCAATAATAGCTATTCTTTCGAAGGCTATTTATTCCCGGATACTTACATAATAGAAAAAACAACTTCAACCGAAGTCCTTGCCAATATGATGCTTAAACGTTTTAATGTAATGCTCTGGTTTTACTGGAAAGAAAATGGAAAGAACAGTACGTTTTCCTTCTACAACACTTTGATCCTAGCGTCAATTATTGAAAAAGAAGCAAGACTTGATGCAGAGAGGCCAATCATCTCATCTGTTTTTTATAATAGAATGAAGATGAAAATGCCGTTGGCTTCAGATCCTACGATCAAATATATATTAGAAAATCCGACAAAGCATGTATATTTAAAACAGCTCCAAATCCGATCGCCGTATAATACCTATAAAAACATGGGGCTAACTCCAACGCCGATATGCAATCCGGGGCTTGCGTCATTTAAGGCGGCTATTTATCCCGCGAACACGAATTATATATATTTTGTAGCACGTAAAGACGGCTCGCATATATTTTCTTCTTCATGGAAAGAGCATCAGAAGGCGAGAGGCAGCGTCTTATAG
- a CDS encoding LPS-assembly protein LptD encodes MTKSQQCIYSIIYSLLVIGHWSLVILLIILSTQVFAQDKDLSINAQTLNYSDDGKYVEAIGSVEVTYKDLKASGEKFLYFTADKNIKTDAGFKLLYQGLYFSGDVLDFNLNTRIGAANKVKLLYKNVTLTGDLVKMDEDKIDLKNAEFTTCDLFTPHYHFQADNIILYPKDGWLICYWARFWLDGVATTPVPVYIYDLKAEEKGLAHQMPYPVFGSNDLDGAYISQSLPWHVSRSLSGNIAVNYAAKKYLGAGLDLNYIKDAQNSGNFKISGDSKDPISVIFAHNYLFGNEVKSDGPFALKLFNIDTVKQFELSSKMALNERINYERVSQFPLLSLSLKKWAYDKFDMSGSLSLGFISEESSGASQTYSNAKLGVSASLLDLQIGIIKVILDNDHSFYLPAGRQGGNGTRWLKTVGGLELYKTWSPFLSTGVGFRTFILNRGTSPFTYEMYRFTASNQINAGFMAGNDGSKYGINVLYNLPDLSPREFDYLVRIGIHCFNITFAYRVMRNEFNFNFGIN; translated from the coding sequence ATGACCAAATCCCAACAATGTATTTATTCTATAATCTATTCCTTGTTGGTCATTGGTCATTGGTCATTGGTCATTTTGCTTATTATATTATCAACGCAAGTCTTTGCCCAAGACAAGGATCTCTCGATCAACGCCCAAACGCTCAATTATTCCGATGACGGGAAATATGTCGAAGCGATAGGATCAGTCGAGGTAACATATAAAGACCTCAAGGCATCTGGCGAAAAATTCTTATATTTTACGGCGGACAAGAATATTAAAACGGATGCGGGCTTCAAACTTCTATATCAAGGCCTTTATTTTTCGGGAGATGTATTAGATTTCAATCTAAACACAAGGATCGGTGCTGCAAATAAAGTAAAATTGCTCTACAAAAATGTTACGCTGACTGGAGACCTAGTTAAGATGGACGAGGACAAAATTGACCTAAAAAATGCGGAATTCACGACTTGCGATCTATTTACACCGCATTATCATTTTCAGGCCGATAATATTATTTTATATCCCAAGGACGGATGGCTTATTTGTTATTGGGCCAGGTTTTGGCTGGACGGCGTAGCTACGACACCGGTACCAGTCTATATATACGACCTTAAAGCCGAAGAAAAAGGTTTGGCCCACCAAATGCCTTATCCGGTTTTTGGATCAAACGATCTTGATGGAGCTTATATTTCCCAAAGCTTGCCTTGGCATGTAAGCAGGAGCTTGAGCGGAAATATCGCGGTAAACTATGCTGCGAAGAAATATCTTGGGGCCGGATTAGACCTTAATTATATTAAAGACGCCCAAAACAGCGGAAATTTCAAAATATCCGGGGATTCGAAAGACCCGATCTCTGTCATATTTGCCCATAATTATCTTTTTGGCAATGAAGTAAAGAGCGATGGGCCGTTCGCCCTAAAATTATTTAACATTGATACTGTTAAACAATTCGAGCTTTCGTCCAAAATGGCATTAAATGAAAGGATAAATTATGAAAGGGTAAGCCAGTTCCCGCTTTTATCTTTGTCGCTTAAAAAATGGGCATATGATAAATTTGATATGTCAGGATCTCTCTCTCTCGGGTTTATTTCCGAAGAATCATCTGGGGCATCACAAACTTATTCAAACGCAAAACTTGGCGTTTCGGCATCGCTTCTCGACCTTCAAATCGGCATAATAAAGGTTATTTTGGATAACGACCATTCTTTCTACCTGCCTGCCGGCAGGCAAGGCGGCAACGGGACCCGTTGGCTAAAAACCGTTGGCGGCCTTGAATTGTACAAGACATGGTCCCCATTCTTATCAACCGGTGTGGGATTTAGGACTTTCATCCTAAATAGAGGAACAAGCCCGTTTACTTATGAAATGTATCGCTTTACAGCTTCAAACCAAATAAATGCGGGATTTATGGCAGGAAATGATGGAAGCAAATACGGTATCAACGTTTTATATAATTTACCGGATTTAAGTCCCCGAGAATTCGATTATCTTGTCCGCATCGGGATCCATTGCTTCAATATAACTTTTGCATATCGTGTAATGAGGAATGAATTTAATTTCAACTTCGGCATAAACTAG
- the guaA gene encoding glutamine-hydrolyzing GMP synthase produces the protein MSKHDLIVVLDFGAQYSMLIARRVRECNVYCEILPYNTTVEELKKRNVKGIILSGGPSSVYEKNAPHPDPNIFKSGIPILGICYGVQLIGKAFGGEVKEGSIKEYGKTQLTINDEVNLFAGLPNEIQTWMSHGDSVVKLPDGFVGLGHTEHTQNAAIGDHTRKIYGVQFHPEVVHTPQGFEIIKNFVYIVSDCKPTWTTANFIDQSVKEIQATLGKERILCALSGGVDSTTVAALVHKAVGEQLTCMFIDQGFMRKNEAKKIEELFTSKFKIHFIHINASERFYEKLKGISDPEEKRHRIGNEFIRVFEEEAKKLGHLPYLAQGTLYPDVIESAVPGLSATTAVRIKTHHNVGGLPKDIKFKLIEPLKKLFKDEVRALGRDLGVPDEIISRQPFPGPGLAIRIIGEVTKERVKILQDVDDIVVSEIKAAGYYKKVWQSFGVLLPIRTVGVMGDKRTYLNTVAIRSVTSTDAMTADWSKLPYELLEKMSSRIINECPEINRVVYDISSKPPSTIEWE, from the coding sequence ATGAGTAAACACGATCTGATCGTTGTCCTCGATTTCGGCGCGCAATACTCGATGCTCATAGCCCGCCGCGTCCGCGAATGCAATGTATACTGCGAAATTCTCCCTTACAACACAACAGTTGAAGAGCTAAAAAAACGAAATGTTAAGGGTATTATCCTTTCCGGCGGCCCATCTTCCGTTTACGAGAAAAACGCCCCCCATCCTGATCCAAACATTTTCAAAAGCGGCATACCGATCTTAGGTATATGTTATGGCGTACAGCTAATCGGAAAAGCTTTTGGCGGTGAAGTAAAAGAAGGATCGATCAAAGAATACGGGAAAACACAATTAACGATCAATGATGAAGTAAATCTTTTTGCGGGGCTTCCGAACGAGATACAAACTTGGATGAGCCATGGCGATTCGGTTGTAAAGTTGCCTGATGGTTTTGTAGGCTTAGGACATACGGAGCACACTCAAAATGCGGCGATCGGCGACCATACAAGAAAAATATACGGCGTCCAATTCCATCCTGAAGTTGTCCATACGCCGCAAGGCTTCGAAATAATAAAAAATTTCGTATATATTGTATCCGATTGCAAACCGACATGGACTACCGCTAATTTCATTGACCAATCCGTAAAAGAGATACAGGCGACACTTGGTAAAGAAAGAATTTTATGCGCGCTGTCGGGCGGCGTTGATTCAACAACGGTTGCGGCTCTTGTCCACAAAGCCGTTGGCGAACAATTGACTTGCATGTTCATCGATCAAGGGTTTATGCGAAAGAACGAAGCCAAAAAGATCGAAGAGTTATTTACCTCAAAATTTAAGATCCATTTCATCCACATTAATGCATCAGAACGATTCTATGAGAAATTAAAAGGGATTTCGGACCCAGAAGAAAAACGCCATCGAATTGGCAACGAATTCATTCGTGTATTCGAAGAAGAAGCAAAAAAACTTGGACATCTACCATATTTGGCGCAAGGAACGCTTTACCCTGATGTTATTGAATCAGCGGTACCCGGACTTTCTGCTACGACCGCAGTTCGAATTAAAACGCATCATAATGTCGGCGGATTGCCAAAAGATATCAAATTTAAACTAATAGAGCCATTAAAGAAGCTATTTAAAGATGAAGTTAGAGCGCTTGGCCGCGATCTTGGAGTTCCGGATGAAATAATATCCCGCCAGCCATTCCCTGGCCCTGGCCTTGCGATAAGGATTATTGGCGAGGTTACAAAAGAAAGAGTTAAGATATTGCAAGATGTTGACGATATAGTCGTTTCTGAGATCAAAGCCGCCGGATATTATAAAAAAGTTTGGCAATCTTTTGGCGTTTTGCTTCCTATTAGAACAGTTGGGGTTATGGGTGATAAGCGTACTTATTTGAACACAGTTGCTATCCGATCGGTCACATCTACCGATGCAATGACGGCCGATTGGTCAAAATTGCCATATGAACTTCTTGAAAAGATGTCTAGCAGGATCATTAATGAATGCCCTGAAATTAACCGCGTAGTTTACGATATTTCCTCAAAACCGCCTTCGACTATCGAGTGGGAATAG
- the alaS gene encoding alanine--tRNA ligase, with protein sequence MKSSEIREQFLEFFEKKGHKRQPSASLIPSDPTVLLTLAGMLPFKPIFLGTESPKYKRVTTVQKCIRMNDIGHVGKTTRHHTFFEMLGNFSFGDYFKEDAIAYAWELLTEAYKIEKEKLVIAIYEKDDEAYDIWNKKIGIPKEKIYRLDEENNFWSAGPTGPCGPCSEIYYDSGVKCDKPDCNPACDCERFLEIWNLVFIQYNRNEAGELKPLPKKNIDTGMGLERISRVLQGKTDNFDTDLFTPIFEKLPDRSASSKIIADHLRAMTYLISDSVLPSNEGRGYVLRRIIRRAILNGRKLKMQMPFLSELSRTVIEQGKGTYPELATQSKIIEETIRSEEIGFNNTLESGMKLLEELFAKHATDKKLAGIDVFKLHDTFGFPYEITEEFAIERGYSINKAEFENLMGEQRERARAGAFKLEDSILRLKNTFEEKHGKTNFVGYDKLESDAKILEIIPDENIVILDKTPFYPEGGGQIGDTGIINESIVIGTYGEIGGVILHRLDNIDRLKIGDHVHAKVDESKRKNIMAHHTGTHLLHAALRKTLGDMAKQAGSYVGPDRLRFDFSFNRAMTKQETAEVERIVNENIKKAIKVEKFETNLNEAKKLGAMALFSEKYGDKVRVVKIGDLSLELCGGCHVDNTKDIVFFKIIKEEALQSGVRRIEAIAGDLSKAAIVYKAKDLHIQIDDLMRHHAILQAKKQLLGGGAFLDEGIFEVDPTELNTLGQAVDEKDSIRVNKFLEHLEGRLEWARERNKNIQKEIDDLEAKKSLLEADSLLSQTEKIKDIVVLKASLIEVPVDNMRIMGDKLRDSLRSGIIILASTISDKISFLVIVTDDLVKKGYHAGKLAKVLAETCGGGGGGRPNKAEAGGRDISRIEEALKKAIELI encoded by the coding sequence ATGAAAAGTTCTGAAATTAGAGAACAATTCTTAGAATTCTTCGAGAAAAAGGGGCATAAGCGCCAGCCTTCCGCTTCGCTAATCCCGTCTGACCCGACAGTTTTATTAACTTTAGCGGGAATGCTTCCGTTCAAGCCGATATTCTTGGGAACCGAATCCCCAAAATATAAACGCGTTACAACCGTACAAAAATGCATACGCATGAACGACATAGGACATGTCGGGAAGACGACCAGGCATCATACATTCTTTGAGATGCTTGGGAATTTTTCTTTCGGCGATTATTTCAAAGAAGATGCGATAGCATACGCTTGGGAGCTTTTAACCGAAGCCTACAAGATCGAAAAAGAAAAACTCGTCATCGCGATCTATGAAAAAGATGATGAAGCCTATGATATTTGGAATAAAAAAATAGGAATACCCAAAGAAAAGATCTATAGGCTTGATGAGGAAAACAATTTTTGGTCAGCAGGGCCTACAGGTCCTTGTGGACCTTGTTCTGAAATATATTATGACTCCGGCGTCAAATGCGATAAGCCCGACTGCAATCCTGCTTGTGATTGCGAGAGATTCCTGGAGATATGGAATCTTGTGTTCATTCAATATAATCGCAACGAGGCCGGAGAGTTAAAACCTCTCCCAAAGAAGAATATTGATACCGGTATGGGGCTTGAGAGGATATCGAGAGTTCTGCAGGGAAAAACAGATAATTTCGATACGGATTTATTCACTCCGATCTTTGAAAAACTTCCCGATAGAAGCGCTTCCAGCAAAATAATTGCCGACCATTTGCGCGCGATGACATATTTGATCTCCGATTCAGTATTGCCGTCAAATGAAGGGCGAGGCTATGTTCTACGAAGAATTATCAGGCGAGCGATACTAAACGGAAGAAAATTAAAGATGCAAATGCCCTTCTTATCGGAATTATCAAGGACAGTTATCGAACAAGGAAAGGGAACTTATCCTGAACTTGCAACCCAATCAAAAATAATCGAAGAGACTATCAGATCTGAAGAGATCGGTTTCAATAATACACTTGAATCAGGCATGAAATTACTGGAAGAACTATTTGCAAAGCATGCTACCGACAAAAAGCTTGCCGGAATCGATGTTTTTAAACTTCATGATACTTTTGGCTTCCCATATGAAATAACCGAAGAGTTCGCGATTGAAAGAGGGTATTCGATCAACAAAGCTGAATTCGAAAATTTAATGGGAGAACAAAGAGAACGCGCAAGGGCAGGAGCCTTTAAACTTGAGGATTCGATCTTAAGATTAAAGAATACTTTCGAAGAAAAACACGGTAAAACAAATTTTGTGGGTTACGACAAACTTGAGTCCGACGCAAAGATATTGGAGATCATTCCTGACGAGAACATCGTAATTCTCGATAAGACGCCATTTTATCCGGAGGGCGGAGGCCAAATTGGAGATACCGGGATCATAAACGAAAGCATTGTTATTGGAACATACGGCGAAATTGGCGGAGTGATCCTTCATCGTCTCGATAATATAGATCGCTTAAAGATCGGGGACCATGTTCATGCCAAGGTAGATGAAAGTAAAAGAAAAAATATAATGGCCCACCACACTGGAACTCATCTGCTTCATGCGGCTTTGAGAAAAACCTTGGGCGATATGGCAAAACAAGCGGGATCGTACGTTGGCCCTGACCGTTTGCGCTTCGATTTTAGCTTCAATCGTGCGATGACAAAACAAGAAACAGCTGAAGTTGAGAGGATCGTTAATGAGAATATTAAAAAGGCCATTAAAGTCGAAAAATTTGAAACAAACCTCAATGAAGCAAAAAAACTCGGTGCGATGGCTTTATTTTCCGAAAAATATGGCGACAAAGTTAGGGTAGTAAAGATAGGCGATTTAAGCCTTGAGCTTTGCGGCGGCTGTCATGTTGATAATACTAAAGATATCGTTTTTTTCAAGATCATAAAAGAGGAAGCCTTACAATCGGGAGTAAGGAGAATTGAAGCAATTGCAGGAGATCTGTCCAAAGCTGCCATAGTTTACAAGGCAAAAGATCTCCATATTCAGATCGATGATCTTATGCGCCACCACGCAATACTTCAGGCAAAAAAGCAGTTGCTTGGCGGCGGAGCTTTCCTTGATGAAGGCATTTTTGAAGTTGACCCCACCGAATTAAACACCCTGGGCCAAGCAGTTGATGAAAAAGACTCGATCCGCGTAAACAAATTCCTTGAGCATCTTGAGGGAAGGCTTGAATGGGCAAGAGAGAGGAACAAGAACATCCAAAAAGAAATTGACGATCTTGAAGCAAAAAAATCCTTATTAGAAGCCGACTCTCTCCTATCACAAACTGAAAAGATAAAAGATATCGTCGTCCTTAAGGCATCGTTAATAGAGGTTCCGGTTGATAATATGCGAATTATGGGCGACAAACTCCGTGATTCGCTTAGATCGGGAATAATAATCCTTGCATCAACAATATCCGATAAAATATCGTTCTTGGTGATCGTAACGGATGATCTAGTGAAAAAAGGCTATCATGCGGGCAAGCTTGCAAAAGTACTAGCCGAAACTTGCGGCGGCGGCGGCGGCGGGCGGCCGAACAAGGCCGAAGCGGGTGGGCGCGATATTTCAAGGATCGAGGAAGCTCTGAAGAAGGCAATAGAATTAATATGA
- the tmk gene encoding dTMP kinase has protein sequence MFISFEGGEGCGKTTQIELLSKYLASKGQDVVITKEPGGTSLGMELRKILLEKEPEILSEIFLFAADRVEHVEKIIKPALDKKKTIICDRYMDSTLAYQLGGRGLPEDLVRYVNWVASRGLVPDITILLDVPVEVGLKRAKERGNIDRFEKEIVAFHERVRDKYLEIAQNDKKRVKVINSTMPVEDVQNRIREEIEKYFSTSG, from the coding sequence ATGTTCATCTCTTTTGAAGGCGGGGAAGGCTGCGGAAAAACAACACAGATCGAATTATTATCAAAATACCTTGCATCTAAAGGCCAAGATGTCGTGATAACCAAAGAACCAGGCGGAACATCGCTTGGAATGGAATTAAGAAAGATCTTATTGGAAAAAGAGCCGGAAATACTGTCGGAAATTTTCCTTTTCGCGGCAGACAGGGTAGAGCATGTTGAAAAAATAATTAAACCGGCGCTAGATAAAAAGAAAACAATTATCTGCGATAGGTATATGGATTCAACTCTGGCATACCAATTGGGGGGCCGCGGCCTTCCAGAAGATTTGGTAAGATATGTAAATTGGGTAGCGAGCCGCGGACTAGTTCCCGATATTACTATCCTGCTCGATGTTCCGGTCGAAGTTGGCCTCAAGAGGGCGAAAGAAAGAGGGAATATCGACCGATTTGAAAAAGAGATCGTCGCCTTTCATGAAAGGGTCAGGGATAAATATTTGGAGATCGCCCAAAACGATAAAAAAAGAGTTAAGGTCATTAATAGTACGATGCCGGTTGAAGATGTACAAAATAGAATTAGGGAGGAGATTGAGAAATATTTTTCTACCAGCGGCTAA
- a CDS encoding GuaB3 family IMP dehydrogenase-related protein, translated as MAEFRRAYGFDEISLAPSIITINPDDTDVSVEIGKKKFQIPIIASAMDGVMSPKTAVLMSKLGGLGVLNLQGVWTRYENAEKVLEQIASVSREEYVPLMQKLYLEPVKKDLIGKRIKEIKAAGGIAAVSSIPQDAIEFGTIARDAGVDIFVVQSTVLSTKHKSKTSEPLDLKKFCHEMKVPVIVGNCVTYEVALTLMGTGVAAVLVGIGPGAACTSRGVLGVGVPMATAIADCAAARDAYYKENNIYIPIIADGGMAVSGDMCKAIACGADAVMIGSPIAKASEAPGCGFHWGMATPSPTLPRGSRIKVGTIGSLKEILHGPAKFDDGSMNFIGALRTSMGTLGAVNIREMQQVEVVIAPSILTEGKVYQKAQSLGMYK; from the coding sequence ATGGCAGAATTCAGGCGCGCATACGGATTTGACGAGATATCGCTTGCCCCGTCAATTATAACGATCAACCCGGATGATACGGATGTTTCGGTTGAGATCGGCAAAAAGAAGTTCCAGATCCCGATCATCGCTTCCGCGATGGACGGAGTTATGAGCCCCAAAACTGCCGTCCTAATGAGCAAGCTTGGAGGATTGGGCGTTCTTAATCTCCAAGGCGTTTGGACGCGCTACGAAAACGCCGAAAAAGTATTGGAACAAATAGCTTCCGTCAGCCGCGAGGAATATGTCCCGCTAATGCAAAAACTTTATCTTGAACCGGTCAAAAAAGACCTTATCGGAAAAAGAATTAAGGAGATAAAAGCCGCCGGCGGGATCGCTGCGGTATCATCTATCCCGCAAGATGCCATCGAATTTGGTACTATCGCACGCGATGCAGGCGTTGATATTTTTGTCGTCCAATCGACCGTCCTTTCGACAAAACACAAATCAAAGACATCCGAGCCTTTGGACCTAAAAAAATTCTGCCATGAGATGAAAGTGCCGGTGATCGTCGGAAATTGTGTTACATACGAAGTAGCATTAACGCTTATGGGTACAGGTGTTGCGGCAGTTTTAGTCGGGATCGGGCCCGGCGCCGCCTGCACCTCGCGCGGGGTTTTAGGCGTCGGAGTGCCGATGGCCACGGCTATTGCCGATTGCGCCGCGGCGCGCGACGCTTACTATAAAGAGAACAATATTTATATTCCAATCATCGCAGATGGCGGTATGGCAGTGTCGGGCGATATGTGCAAGGCTATAGCTTGCGGTGCGGATGCCGTTATGATCGGGTCACCGATCGCAAAAGCTTCCGAAGCTCCTGGCTGCGGATTCCATTGGGGCATGGCGACGCCGTCGCCTACACTTCCTCGAGGATCAAGGATAAAAGTCGGAACGATCGGTTCATTAAAAGAGATATTGCACGGCCCTGCAAAATTCGATGACGGATCGATGAATTTTATTGGAGCCCTTCGGACATCTATGGGAACATTGGGCGCAGTAAACATCCGCGAGATGCAGCAAGTTGAGGTTGTGATCGCTCCTTCGATCTTAACCGAAGGAAAAGTTTACCAAAAAGCTCAGTCTCTTGGCATGTACAAATGA